A genomic segment from Oncorhynchus clarkii lewisi isolate Uvic-CL-2024 chromosome 14, UVic_Ocla_1.0, whole genome shotgun sequence encodes:
- the LOC139366253 gene encoding ubiquitin-like protein 3, giving the protein MTTQRDVDIVNLRLILVSGKTQDFIFSPSDSAMDIAKHVFDNWPLGWEEEQVSSASILRLIFQGRFLHGNVTLGALKLPPGRTTVMHLVARETLPEPNSHGQRNREKTAESNCCLLL; this is encoded by the exons GTGAACCTGCGTCTTATCCTGGTCAGTGGGAAGACACAAGACTTCATCTTCTCCCCCAGCGACTCGGCCATGGACATCGCCAAGCACGTCTTTGATAACTGGCCCTTGG gatgggaggaggagcagGTGAGCAGCGCCAGCATCCTACGCCTCATCTTCCAGGGACGCTTCCTGCATGGCAACGTCACCCTGGGAG CTTTAAAGCTGCCCCCTGGCCGAACAACTGTCATGCACTTGGTTGCCAGAGAGACCCTGCCAGAGCCTAACTCCCATG GTCAGCGTAACCGGGAGAAGACCGCGGAGAGCAACTGCTGTCTGCTCTTGTAA